From a single Oreochromis niloticus isolate F11D_XX linkage group LG3, O_niloticus_UMD_NMBU, whole genome shotgun sequence genomic region:
- the phka1a gene encoding phosphorylase b kinase regulatory subunit alpha, skeletal muscle isoform isoform X6 has product MRSRSNSGVKLDNYARIVQQTILRHQDPVTGLLPGSPDHPDAWVRDNVYSIVSVWALSLAYRKNADRDEDKAKAYELEQSVVKLMRGVLQCIMRQLDKVEKFKYSRSTSDSLHAKYNTKTCATVVGDDQWGHLQVDATSLFLLFLAQMTASGLHIIYTQDEVDVVQNLMFYIEAAYKVADYGMWERGDKTNQGITELNASSIGMAKAALEALDELNLFGAKGGPGSLVHALADDIQHCQSILTSMLPRASISKEVDAGVLAIISYPAFAVEDISIVNATKEEIISKLQGRYGCCRFLRDGHRTPKEDPNRLYYESAELKLFENIECEWPLFWTYLILDGIFINSPEQVQEYQEALEGILIKQKDGIRLLPELYSVPADKVEEEYMNPHTVERIPMGKLPLRWGQSLYILGNLLAEGFLAPGEIDPLNRRFSTIPKPDVVVQVSILAETEEIKELLFKQGIEVETVADIHPIHVQPSRVLSHIYARLGRNPRLGLTGRPYRRIGVLGTSKFYIIRNTMFTFTPQFIDHQQFYLALDNKMIVEMLRTEIAYLSCRWRMTGRPTVTFPVSQTMLTEDHSNLDPAVLATLKKLQDGYYGGARIQTGKLSEFLTTSCCAHLSFLDGKASGSMGRHDEEYDGDDDERYGDGYVHELHYDAEDDDLAQYLDHLLAHSAPKKPKRPMGGLSRFKAAATKTKEMVTLMNKAQDLNIQNVNMYLPSKLFRSPQPMLNLNLPDSPASPDAQGPEAGVTTQSGIPRDASGAIDYNALAQLLKDTQSLQDQADILYILYKDKGMDWDTGVHGKGSTVRSLLTDLYEKAGELKHWGLIRMISGMLRKKVEELDSACSDLLAHQKHLTIGLPPEPREKTITAPIPPDQLANLIDEASENNISVAILTQEIVVYLAMSIRTQPSLFSEMFRLRIGLIIQVMATELAQSLGCSGEEATETLMSLSPSELKNLLHHILSGKEFGVERSVREMDAGISPAISIHHLGNVGATKSERAGISKLKSDMKMLEQRLSLTDPSKVDRRLSMMDTLKTDRRVSLTDSVKGMQSPDVESIESGRFRLPSMESFDIPDKIPVVKDTRHGQWLRRRRLDGALNRVPVGFYQKVWKILQKCHGLSIEGFVLPSSTTREMTPGEIKFSVHVETVLNRVPQPEYRQLLVEAILVLTMLADVDIQSIGSIIHVEKIVHLANDMFDKDQRDLGAEEHILEREPSTGICRLLYDSAPSGRFGSMTYLTKAVAVYVQDFLPSGSCAVQ; this is encoded by the exons ATGAGAAGTCGGAGCAACTCGGGCGTTAAATTGGACAACTATGCCCGGATAGTGCAGCAGACTATCCTGCGGCACCAA GATCCGGTCACAGGCCTTCTCCCGGGAAGCCCAGATCATCCTGACGCCTGGGTCCGTGACAATGTTTACAGCATCGTGTCCGTGTGGGCGCTCAGTCTGGCCTACAGGAAGAACGCCGACCGGGACGAAGACAAAGCGAAGGCCTACGAGCTGGAGCAG AGTGTGGTGAAGCTAATGAGAGGCGTCCTGCAGTGCATAATGAGGCAG CTGGATAAGGTGGAGAAGTTTAAATACAGCCGGAGTACCTCAGACTCGCTCCACGCAAAGTACAACACCAAGACCTGCGCGACGGTGGTCGGGGACGATCAGTGGGGTCACCTGCAGGTCGACGCCACCTCGCTCTTCCTGCTGTTCCTCGCTCAGATGACTGCGTCCG GTCTTCATATCATCTACACCCAGGACGAAGTGGACGTAGTTCAGAATCTCATGTTCTACATTGAGGCGGCTTACAAAGTGGCC GATTATGGGATGTGGGAAAGAGGAGACAAAACCAACCAGGGCATCACCGAGCTGAACGCCAGCTCTATCGGCATGGCCAAG GCAGCTCTGGAGGCGCTGGATGAACTCAACCTGTTTGGAGCAAAGGGAGGACCGGGCTCTTTGGTCCACGCTCTGGCTGATGACATACAGCACTGCCAG TCCATCCTGACATCCATGTTACCCAGAGCGTCCATCTCTAAAGAAGTGGATGCCGGAGTGCTGGCCATCATCTCGTACCCCGCCTTTGCCGTTGAGGACATAAGTATAGTCAACGCGACCAAGGAGGAGATCATCTCCAAACTGCAG GGTCGATACGGCTGCTGCAGGTTTCTCAGAGATGGACACAGAACCCCCAAAGAG GATCCAAACAGACTGTATTACGAGTCCGCAGAGCTGAAGCTGTTTGAGAACATCGAGTGCGAGTGGCCTCTGTTCTGGACCTACCTCATACTGGATGGCATCTTTATCAACAGCCCTGAACAG GTGCAGGAGTACCAGGAGGCTCTGGAGGGAATCCTGATCAAACAGAAGGACGGGATACGACTGCTGCCGGAGCTCTACAGCGTCCCCGCAGACAAG GTGGAGGAGGAGTACATGAACCCTCACACCGTGGAGAGGATCCCGATGGGAAAATTACCCCTGAGGTGGGGACAGAGTCTGTACATCCTGGGAAACCTGTTAGCTGAG ggttttctggCGCCTGGAGAAATTGACCCTCTTAACCGGCGTTTCTCCACCATCCCCAAGCCTGACGTGGTCGTACAGG TGTCGATTCTGGCCGAGACGGAGGAGATCAAAGAGCTGCTGTTTAAGCAAGGGATAGAGGTGGAGACCGTGGCGGACATCCACCCCATCCATGTGCAGCCCTCCAGAGTCCTCAGCCATATCTACGCCAGACTCG gtCGTAACCCGAGGCTGGGTCTGACAGGACGCCCCTACAGGAGGATAGGAGTGCTGGGAACCTCCAAGTTCTACATCATCAGGAACACCAtgttcacattcacacctcAG TTCATTGACCATCAGCAGTTCTATTTGGCTCTGGATAATAAAATGATCGTGGAGATGCTGAGGACAGAAATCGCCTACCTCTCATGCAGATGGAGGATGACAGGAAGACCGACGGTCACTTTTCCCGTTTCACAGACGATGCTGA CTGAAGATCATTCAAACCTGGACCCTGCAGTTCTGGCAACACTCAAGAAATTACAGGATGGGTATTACGGAGGAGCAAG GATCCAGACGGGGAAGCTGTCGGAGTTCCTGACCACTTCTTGCTGTGCTCACCTCAGCTTCCTGGACGGTAAGGCTTCTGGCAGCATGGGTCGCCACGACGAAGAgtatgatggtgatgatgatgagcgTTACGGCGATGGATACGTGCATGAGTTGCATTATGATGCTG AGGATGACGACCTCGCGCAGTACCTTGACCACCTGTTGGCCCACTCTGCCCCCAAGAAGCCCAAGCGTCCAATGGGAGGTCTCAGCAGGTTCAAGGCTGCGGCCACCAAAACCAAAGAGATGGTGACTCTGATGAACAAAGCTCAGGACCTCAACATACAAA atGTCAACATGTACCTGCCGAGCAAATTGTTTCGTTCTCCTCAGCCAATGCTCAACCTGAATCTTCCAGACTCCCCTGCATCACCAGACGCCCAG GGTCCTGAGGCGGGGGTCACAACGCAGAGCGGCATTCCCAGAGACGCCAGCGGAGCCATCGACTACAACGCTTTGGCCCAGCTGCTGAAAGACACGCAGTCTCTGCAGGACCAGGCCGATATACTTTACATCCTCTACAAAGACAA GGGTATGGACTGGGACACGGGCGTGCACGGTAAAGGCTCCACTGTGAGGTCTCTGCTGACCGATCTTTATGAGAAGGCAGGTGAACTGAAACACTGGGGTCTCATCAGGATGATCTCCGGCATGCTGAGGAAGAAGGTGGAGGAGCTCGACTCG GCCTGCTCTGATTTGCTGGCCCACCAGAAGCACCTGACGATCGGACTCCCTCCTGAGCCGAGAGAGAAAACCATCACGGCTCCGATACCGCCGGACCAGCTGGCGAATCTCATCGACGAGGCCAGCGAAAACAACATCAGCGTTGCCATTCTCACACAG GAAATCGTGGTGTACCTGGCTATGAGCATCAGGACTCAGCCCAGTCTGTTCAGCGAGATGTTCAGGCTGAGAATCGGTCTCATCATCCAGGTGATGGCCACCGAGCTGGCTCAGTCACTCGGCTGCTCAG GAGAGGAGGCCACAGAGACCCTGATGAGTCTGAGTCCGTCTGAACTGAAGAACCTGCTCCATCACATACTCAGCGGGAAGGAGTTCGGAGTGGAGCGCAGTG TTCGGGAGATGGATGCTGGCATCAGTCCTGCCATCTCCATCCATCATCTCGGGAATGTGGGAGCCACTAAAAGCGAGAGAGCCGGCATCAGCAAACTGAAGAGCGACATGAAAATG ctgGAGCAAAGGTTGTCTTTGACGGATCCGAGCAAG GTGGATCGCAGGTTATCCATGATGGACACACTTAAG ACAGACCGCAGGGTGTCTTTGACCGACTCAGTTAAG GGCATGCAGTCACCGGACGTAGAAAGCATCGAGTCTGGG AGGTTCCGGCTGCCGTCCATGGAATCCTTCGACATCCCGGACAAGATTCCGGTTGTTAAGGATACCAGACACGGTCAGTGGCTGCGTAGGAGGCGTCTGGACGGGGCGCTGAACCGAGTGCCCGTCGGCTTTTACCAGAAAGTCTGGAAGATCCTGCAGAAG TGCCACGGTCTGTCCATAGAGGGCTTTGTTCTTCCATCTTCAACCACCAGAGAG ATGACCCCAGGGGAGATAAAGTTCTCCGTCCATGTGGAGACCGTTCTGAACAGAGTCCCTCAGCCTGAGTACCGACAGCTGCTGGTGGAGGCCATCTTGGTCCTCACCATGCTGGCCGACGTGGACATCCAGAGCATCGGCTCTATAATCCACGTGGAGAAGATCGTCCACCTGGCCAACGACATGTTCGACAAGGACCAG AGGGACCTTGGAGCAGAGGAGCACATCCTGGAGAGGGAACCGTCCACAGGAATATGCAGGCTGCTGTATGACAGCGCCCCCAGCGGCCGCTTCGGGAGCATGACCTACCTCACAAAGGCTGTGGCGGTGTACGTGCAGGACTTCCTGCCCAGCGGCTCGTGTGCCGTACAGTGA
- the phka1a gene encoding phosphorylase b kinase regulatory subunit alpha, skeletal muscle isoform isoform X9 has protein sequence MRSRSNSGVKLDNYARIVQQTILRHQDPVTGLLPGSPDHPDAWVRDNVYSIVSVWALSLAYRKNADRDEDKAKAYELEQSVVKLMRGVLQCIMRQLDKVEKFKYSRSTSDSLHAKYNTKTCATVVGDDQWGHLQVDATSLFLLFLAQMTASGLHIIYTQDEVDVVQNLMFYIEAAYKVADYGMWERGDKTNQGITELNASSIGMAKAALEALDELNLFGAKGGPGSLVHALADDIQHCQSILTSMLPRASISKEVDAGVLAIISYPAFAVEDISIVNATKEEIISKLQGRYGCCRFLRDGHRTPKEDPNRLYYESAELKLFENIECEWPLFWTYLILDGIFINSPEQVQEYQEALEGILIKQKDGIRLLPELYSVPADKVEEEYMNPHTVERIPMGKLPLRWGQSLYILGNLLAEGFLAPGEIDPLNRRFSTIPKPDVVVQVSILAETEEIKELLFKQGIEVETVADIHPIHVQPSRVLSHIYARLGRNPRLGLTGRPYRRIGVLGTSKFYIIRNTMFTFTPQFIDHQQFYLALDNKMIVEMLRTEIAYLSCRWRMTGRPTVTFPVSQTMLTEDHSNLDPAVLATLKKLQDGYYGGARIQTGKLSEFLTTSCCAHLSFLDGKASGSMGRHDEEYDGDDDERYGDGYVHELHYDAEDDDLAQYLDHLLAHSAPKKPKRPMGGLSRFKAAATKTKEMVTLMNKAQDLNIQNVNMYLPSKLFRSPQPMLNLNLPDSPASPDAQGPEAGVTTQSGIPRDASGAIDYNALAQLLKDTQSLQDQADILYILYKDKGMDWDTGVHGKGSTVRSLLTDLYEKAGELKHWGLIRMISGMLRKKVEELDSACSDLLAHQKHLTIGLPPEPREKTITAPIPPDQLANLIDEASENNISVAILTQEIVVYLAMSIRTQPSLFSEMFRLRIGLIIQVMATELAQSLGCSGEEATETLMSLSPSELKNLLHHILSGKEFGVERSVREMDAGISPAISIHHLGNVGATKSERAGISKLKSDMKMLEQRLSLTDPSKVDRRLSMMDTLKLDHSVTSTLKGMQSPDVESIESGRFRLPSMESFDIPDKIPVVKDTRHGQWLRRRRLDGALNRVPVGFYQKVWKILQKCHGLSIEGFVLPSSTTREMTPGEIKFSVHVETVLNRVPQPEYRQLLVEAILVLTMLADVDIQSIGSIIHVEKIVHLANDMFDKDQRDLGAEEHILEREPSTGICRLLYDSAPSGRFGSMTYLTKAVAVYVQDFLPSGSCAVQ, from the exons ATGAGAAGTCGGAGCAACTCGGGCGTTAAATTGGACAACTATGCCCGGATAGTGCAGCAGACTATCCTGCGGCACCAA GATCCGGTCACAGGCCTTCTCCCGGGAAGCCCAGATCATCCTGACGCCTGGGTCCGTGACAATGTTTACAGCATCGTGTCCGTGTGGGCGCTCAGTCTGGCCTACAGGAAGAACGCCGACCGGGACGAAGACAAAGCGAAGGCCTACGAGCTGGAGCAG AGTGTGGTGAAGCTAATGAGAGGCGTCCTGCAGTGCATAATGAGGCAG CTGGATAAGGTGGAGAAGTTTAAATACAGCCGGAGTACCTCAGACTCGCTCCACGCAAAGTACAACACCAAGACCTGCGCGACGGTGGTCGGGGACGATCAGTGGGGTCACCTGCAGGTCGACGCCACCTCGCTCTTCCTGCTGTTCCTCGCTCAGATGACTGCGTCCG GTCTTCATATCATCTACACCCAGGACGAAGTGGACGTAGTTCAGAATCTCATGTTCTACATTGAGGCGGCTTACAAAGTGGCC GATTATGGGATGTGGGAAAGAGGAGACAAAACCAACCAGGGCATCACCGAGCTGAACGCCAGCTCTATCGGCATGGCCAAG GCAGCTCTGGAGGCGCTGGATGAACTCAACCTGTTTGGAGCAAAGGGAGGACCGGGCTCTTTGGTCCACGCTCTGGCTGATGACATACAGCACTGCCAG TCCATCCTGACATCCATGTTACCCAGAGCGTCCATCTCTAAAGAAGTGGATGCCGGAGTGCTGGCCATCATCTCGTACCCCGCCTTTGCCGTTGAGGACATAAGTATAGTCAACGCGACCAAGGAGGAGATCATCTCCAAACTGCAG GGTCGATACGGCTGCTGCAGGTTTCTCAGAGATGGACACAGAACCCCCAAAGAG GATCCAAACAGACTGTATTACGAGTCCGCAGAGCTGAAGCTGTTTGAGAACATCGAGTGCGAGTGGCCTCTGTTCTGGACCTACCTCATACTGGATGGCATCTTTATCAACAGCCCTGAACAG GTGCAGGAGTACCAGGAGGCTCTGGAGGGAATCCTGATCAAACAGAAGGACGGGATACGACTGCTGCCGGAGCTCTACAGCGTCCCCGCAGACAAG GTGGAGGAGGAGTACATGAACCCTCACACCGTGGAGAGGATCCCGATGGGAAAATTACCCCTGAGGTGGGGACAGAGTCTGTACATCCTGGGAAACCTGTTAGCTGAG ggttttctggCGCCTGGAGAAATTGACCCTCTTAACCGGCGTTTCTCCACCATCCCCAAGCCTGACGTGGTCGTACAGG TGTCGATTCTGGCCGAGACGGAGGAGATCAAAGAGCTGCTGTTTAAGCAAGGGATAGAGGTGGAGACCGTGGCGGACATCCACCCCATCCATGTGCAGCCCTCCAGAGTCCTCAGCCATATCTACGCCAGACTCG gtCGTAACCCGAGGCTGGGTCTGACAGGACGCCCCTACAGGAGGATAGGAGTGCTGGGAACCTCCAAGTTCTACATCATCAGGAACACCAtgttcacattcacacctcAG TTCATTGACCATCAGCAGTTCTATTTGGCTCTGGATAATAAAATGATCGTGGAGATGCTGAGGACAGAAATCGCCTACCTCTCATGCAGATGGAGGATGACAGGAAGACCGACGGTCACTTTTCCCGTTTCACAGACGATGCTGA CTGAAGATCATTCAAACCTGGACCCTGCAGTTCTGGCAACACTCAAGAAATTACAGGATGGGTATTACGGAGGAGCAAG GATCCAGACGGGGAAGCTGTCGGAGTTCCTGACCACTTCTTGCTGTGCTCACCTCAGCTTCCTGGACGGTAAGGCTTCTGGCAGCATGGGTCGCCACGACGAAGAgtatgatggtgatgatgatgagcgTTACGGCGATGGATACGTGCATGAGTTGCATTATGATGCTG AGGATGACGACCTCGCGCAGTACCTTGACCACCTGTTGGCCCACTCTGCCCCCAAGAAGCCCAAGCGTCCAATGGGAGGTCTCAGCAGGTTCAAGGCTGCGGCCACCAAAACCAAAGAGATGGTGACTCTGATGAACAAAGCTCAGGACCTCAACATACAAA atGTCAACATGTACCTGCCGAGCAAATTGTTTCGTTCTCCTCAGCCAATGCTCAACCTGAATCTTCCAGACTCCCCTGCATCACCAGACGCCCAG GGTCCTGAGGCGGGGGTCACAACGCAGAGCGGCATTCCCAGAGACGCCAGCGGAGCCATCGACTACAACGCTTTGGCCCAGCTGCTGAAAGACACGCAGTCTCTGCAGGACCAGGCCGATATACTTTACATCCTCTACAAAGACAA GGGTATGGACTGGGACACGGGCGTGCACGGTAAAGGCTCCACTGTGAGGTCTCTGCTGACCGATCTTTATGAGAAGGCAGGTGAACTGAAACACTGGGGTCTCATCAGGATGATCTCCGGCATGCTGAGGAAGAAGGTGGAGGAGCTCGACTCG GCCTGCTCTGATTTGCTGGCCCACCAGAAGCACCTGACGATCGGACTCCCTCCTGAGCCGAGAGAGAAAACCATCACGGCTCCGATACCGCCGGACCAGCTGGCGAATCTCATCGACGAGGCCAGCGAAAACAACATCAGCGTTGCCATTCTCACACAG GAAATCGTGGTGTACCTGGCTATGAGCATCAGGACTCAGCCCAGTCTGTTCAGCGAGATGTTCAGGCTGAGAATCGGTCTCATCATCCAGGTGATGGCCACCGAGCTGGCTCAGTCACTCGGCTGCTCAG GAGAGGAGGCCACAGAGACCCTGATGAGTCTGAGTCCGTCTGAACTGAAGAACCTGCTCCATCACATACTCAGCGGGAAGGAGTTCGGAGTGGAGCGCAGTG TTCGGGAGATGGATGCTGGCATCAGTCCTGCCATCTCCATCCATCATCTCGGGAATGTGGGAGCCACTAAAAGCGAGAGAGCCGGCATCAGCAAACTGAAGAGCGACATGAAAATG ctgGAGCAAAGGTTGTCTTTGACGGATCCGAGCAAG GTGGATCGCAGGTTATCCATGATGGACACACTTAAG CTCGACCACTCTGTGACGTCCACCCTGAAG GGCATGCAGTCACCGGACGTAGAAAGCATCGAGTCTGGG AGGTTCCGGCTGCCGTCCATGGAATCCTTCGACATCCCGGACAAGATTCCGGTTGTTAAGGATACCAGACACGGTCAGTGGCTGCGTAGGAGGCGTCTGGACGGGGCGCTGAACCGAGTGCCCGTCGGCTTTTACCAGAAAGTCTGGAAGATCCTGCAGAAG TGCCACGGTCTGTCCATAGAGGGCTTTGTTCTTCCATCTTCAACCACCAGAGAG ATGACCCCAGGGGAGATAAAGTTCTCCGTCCATGTGGAGACCGTTCTGAACAGAGTCCCTCAGCCTGAGTACCGACAGCTGCTGGTGGAGGCCATCTTGGTCCTCACCATGCTGGCCGACGTGGACATCCAGAGCATCGGCTCTATAATCCACGTGGAGAAGATCGTCCACCTGGCCAACGACATGTTCGACAAGGACCAG AGGGACCTTGGAGCAGAGGAGCACATCCTGGAGAGGGAACCGTCCACAGGAATATGCAGGCTGCTGTATGACAGCGCCCCCAGCGGCCGCTTCGGGAGCATGACCTACCTCACAAAGGCTGTGGCGGTGTACGTGCAGGACTTCCTGCCCAGCGGCTCGTGTGCCGTACAGTGA